A portion of the Poecile atricapillus isolate bPoeAtr1 chromosome 7, bPoeAtr1.hap1, whole genome shotgun sequence genome contains these proteins:
- the ITPA gene encoding inosine triphosphate pyrophosphatase codes for MAAPARRSVVFVTGNAKKLEEVTQILGDSSPYTLVAKKIDLPEYQGEPDEISVQKCREAARQVQGPVIVEDTCLCFNALGGLPGPYIKWFLEKLKPEGLYKLLAGFEDKSAYALCTFAFSSGNPEEPVRLFKGQTHGLIVEPRGPRDFGWDPCFQPDGYNQTYAEMPKAVKNSISHRYRALSELSAFFLQSNSADPCPAPS; via the exons ATGGCGGCGCCGGCGCGGCGGAGCGTCGTGTTCGTGACAGGCAACGCCAAGAAACTGGAGGAG GTCACGCAGATCCTCGgggactcctctccctacacGCTGGTAGCGAAGAAAATTGACC TGCCCGAGTACCAGGGGGAGCCAGACGAGATCTCGGTGCAGAAGTGCCGCGAAGCCGCCCGGCAG GTTCAGGGACCTGTTATAGTAGAGGACACCTGCTTGTGCTTCAATGCCCTGGGGGGCCTTCCAGGACCCTACAT aaaatgGTTCCTGGAGAAACTCAAGCCAGAAG GCCTGTACAAGCTGCTGGCTGGCTTTGAGGACAAGTCTGCCTACGCGCTCTGCACCTTCGCCTTCAGCAGCGGGAACCCAGAGGAGCCAGTGAGGCTCTTCAAAGGCCAGACCCAC GGACTGATAGTGGAGCCCAGAGGCCCTCGGGATTTTGGCTGGGATCCCTGCTTTCAGCCAGATGGCTACAACCAGAC CTACGCTGAAATGCCCAAGGCGGTGAAGAACTCCATCTCACACAGGTACAGGGCACTGAGCGAGCTCTCAGCTTTCTTTCTTCAGAGCAACTCGGCAgacccctgccctgctcccagctaG
- the METTL13 gene encoding eEF1A lysine and N-terminal methyltransferase, whose amino-acid sequence MELLPRSPAEFGSARYWDRFFRQRGQRPFEWYGAFPELCPVLHKYVRPRDKVLVVGCGNSELSEQMYDVGMCEDIVNIDISDAVIRQMRERSASTRPRMSYLLMDMLHMDFPDAHFQVVLDKGTLDALLTDEEEATLAKVEQMFAEISRVLQVGGRYLCVSLAQAHVLKKAVEYFSQEGWVVRVHQVASSGDKEQFVLPVFVYVMTKFRKIPGSAAQILEICPEEQDKPMRVESTERLLAAVKDRQHYALLCSQISKTPCREQVSLDLCDRESGKPRYTLHVVDSTSVKPSRDNHFAIFIIPQGRETEWLFGTEEGRRQLAASAGFGRLLTVALHREQRYEGMAGIQAELSAKVMELAPPGLPARQQVPFLSVGGDIGVRAVQHCDRSPLSGEFVVEDVKGDGTFYFRRLIFLQNRNVVQSEARLLAPMPLPGQKKRRKDKKKPSPTEQPGAIDKSYLCCEHHKAMVAGLCLLGGPDALPGELAVLVVGLGGGSLPLFVHDYFSQARVAVVEIDPSMLEVATRWFGFSQGERMQVHVCDGLDYVAKLAAEAPAQYDAIMFDVDSKDLTVGMSCPPPAFVEKPFLQKVKTILKPEGVFVLNLVCRDARLKESVLATLRDVFPLLYARRIRGEVNEILFCQPGPAGRRGPAELGARARALEGALRQPGRPWDGSYVLADMLQSVLIL is encoded by the exons atggagctgctgccccGCAGCCCCGCCGAGTTCGGCTCCGCACGTTACTGGGATCGCTTCTTCCGCCAGCGCGGGCAGCGGCCCTTCGAGTGGTACGGAGCCTTCCCGGAGCTCTGCCCCGTTCTGCACAAGTATGTGCGGCCCCGCGACAAG GTTCTCGTGGTGGGCTGTGGGAACTCGGAGCTGAGCGAGCAGATGTACGACGTGGGGATGTGCGAGGACATCGTCAACATCGACATCAGCGACGCCGTGATCCGCCAGATGCGGGAGCGCAGCGCGAGCACGAGGCCCAGGATGAGCTACCTGCTGATGGACATGCTCCACATGGACTTCCCTGACGCCCACTTCCAGGTGGTCCTGGACAAGGGCACGCTGGATGCCCTCCTGACCGATGAAGAGGAGGCCACTTTAGCCAAGGTGGAGCAGATGTTTGCTGAGATCAGCCGGGTCCTGCAGGTGGGAGGGCGCTACCTCTGCGTCTCCTTGGCTCAAGCCCACGTGCTGAAGAAAGCGGTGGAGTACTTCTCGCAGGAAGGCTGGGTGGTGCGTGTCCACCAGGTGGCCAGCAGCGGGGATAAGGAGCAGTTTGTCCTCCCGGTCTTTGTGTACGTCATGACAAAGTTCAGGAAGATCCctggctcagcagcacagatccTGGAGATCTGCCCTGAGGAGCAGGACAAGCCGATGCGGGTGGAGAGCACGGagaggctgctggcagcagtgaaGGACAGGCAGCATtatgccctgctctgcagccagatAAGCAAAACCCCCTGCAGGGAACAGGTTTCCTTGGATCTGTGTGACAGAGAGAGCGGGAAGCCTCGCTACACGCTGCACGTGGTCGACAGCACCTCGGTGAAACCTTCCCGGGACAATCACTTTGCCATCTTCATCA TCCCACAGGGCAGAGAAACCGAGTGGCTCTTTGGGACGGAGGAAGGGCGGAGGCAGCTGGCGGCCAGCGCGGGCTTCGGGCGCCTGCTGACGGTGGCCCTGCACAGGGAGCAGCGCTACGAGGGCATGGCTGGCATCCAGGCAGAGCTGTCAGCCAAGGTCATGGAGCTGGCCCCACCAGGCCTCCCTGCCCGGCAGCAG GTGCCCTTCCTGTCTGTGGGAGGGGACATCGGGGTGCGGGCGGTGCAGCACTGTGACAGGAGCCCCCTGAGCGGGGAGTTCGTCGTGGAGGATGTGAAAGGAGATGGCACCTTCTACTTCCGCCGCCTCATCTTCCTCCAGAACAGGAACGTGGTGCAGTCAGAGGCTCGGCTCTTGGCCCCCATGCCTCTCCCAG GACAGAAGAAGCGGAGGAAGGACAAGAAGAAACCCAGCCCCACTGAACAGCCCGGAGCCATCGACAAGAGCTACCTGTGCTGTGAGCACCACAAGGCCATGGTTGCGGGGCTCTGCCTGCTGGGGGGCCCCGACGCCCTCCCAG gagagctggcagtgctggtggtgGGGCTCGGCGGGGGCAGCCTGCCCCTCTTCGTCCACGATTACTTCTCACAGGCCCGCGTGGCCGTGGTGGAGATCGACCCCTCCATGCTGGAAGTGGCCACGCGCTGGTTCGGCTTCTCCCAGGGTGAGCGGATGCAGGTGCACGTCTGCGATGGCCTGGACTACGTGGCCAAGCTGGCAGCTGAAG caccagcccagTATGATGCCATCATGTTTGATGTGGACAGCAAAGACCTCACGGTGGGGATGAGCTGCCCGCCCCCAGCCTTTGTGGAAAAGCCCTTTCTGCAGAAAGTTAAAACCATCCTCAAGCCAGAAG GAGTCTTCGTGCTCAACCTGGTGTGCCGCGACGCCCGGCTGAAGGAATCCGTCCTGGCCACCCTCAGGGACGTCTTCCCGCTGCTCTACGCGCGCCGCATCCGAGGGGAGGTCAACGAGATCCTGTTCTGCCAGCCGGGCCCCGCGGGCCGGCGCGGCCCCGCAGAGCTGGGGGCGCGGGCCCGGGCGCTGGAGGGGGCCCTGCGCCAGCCGGGGCGGCCCTGGGACGGCTCCTACGTGCTGGCAGACATGCTGCAGTCTGTCCTCATCCTCTga